One window of the Bacteroidota bacterium genome contains the following:
- a CDS encoding AAA family ATPase: MKIIGITGTLGSGKGTIVDYLTKYKGFIHFSVRGYLTKLIRAKGLEVNRDTMVAEANELRAKNSPSFIVEELYHEALQSGKDCIIESIRTVGEIHALRGKGNFHLFAVDADQQVRYQRIVERASETDFISFETFQANEAREMNATDPNKQNLSACMKLADFCFDNNGSFDDLYKHIDTVLQQIH, from the coding sequence GTGAAAATTATCGGCATCACCGGAACTTTAGGCTCAGGAAAAGGGACCATCGTTGATTACCTGACGAAGTATAAAGGTTTTATCCATTTTTCGGTGCGGGGCTACCTCACCAAATTGATCCGCGCTAAAGGTTTAGAAGTAAATCGCGACACGATGGTGGCTGAAGCCAATGAACTGCGCGCGAAAAATTCACCGAGCTTTATCGTAGAAGAATTATACCATGAAGCTTTGCAAAGCGGAAAGGATTGTATCATCGAAAGCATCCGAACGGTAGGTGAAATCCATGCTCTGCGTGGAAAAGGGAACTTTCATCTTTTCGCTGTGGATGCCGATCAACAGGTTCGTTACCAGCGCATCGTGGAGCGAGCCTCTGAAACTGACTTCATTTCATTCGAAACTTTTCAAGCCAACGAAGCAAGGGAAATGAATGCCACCGATCCAAACAAACAGAATCTTTCCGCTTGCATGAAATTGGCCGATTTCTGTTTTGATAACAATGGAAGTTTTGATGATCTTTATAAGCATATTGACACGGTTCTGCAACAAATTCATTAG
- a CDS encoding alkane 1-monooxygenase, translated as MKSIRFAKYFSAYLSIGVILSSLAVGGIAVFIAPFYVFIVIPLMELFFGGDQSNMSEVEEELAKKDWKFDLVVYSVVPFQFAVFFFFLNRISDGSLAWWEIIGMIFSFGISCGVFGINVAHELGHRNSWYERLMSKMLLLTSLYMHFFIEHNRGHHKNVSTDEDPASAKYGESLYAFWFRSVKDGWLSAWHLEGGRLKKDSKAFWSIHNEMLWYQIVQVSMLAAITFVWGWEVMLFYLGAASTGFLLLETVNYIEHYGLRRKKNDNEYYDKTMPIHSWNSNHPMGRIMLFELSRHSDHHYMPSRKYQVLRNFDNSPQMPTGYTGMMAMSTIPLLWFAIMNPRIEKYKATLEGAALD; from the coding sequence ATGAAGAGTATTCGTTTTGCTAAATATTTCTCAGCCTATCTCAGCATCGGGGTCATCCTCAGTTCGCTGGCGGTGGGCGGGATAGCTGTTTTTATAGCTCCTTTCTACGTGTTCATTGTAATTCCACTCATGGAACTTTTCTTCGGAGGAGATCAAAGCAACATGAGTGAAGTGGAAGAGGAACTTGCAAAAAAGGATTGGAAGTTTGATTTGGTGGTGTATAGCGTAGTCCCATTTCAATTTGCTGTTTTCTTTTTCTTTCTAAACAGAATCAGCGATGGCAGTTTGGCTTGGTGGGAAATTATCGGAATGATTTTCTCTTTTGGGATTTCATGCGGGGTATTCGGAATCAATGTAGCACATGAGTTAGGCCACCGGAATAGCTGGTATGAGAGATTAATGAGCAAAATGTTGCTGCTTACTTCGTTGTATATGCACTTCTTTATTGAACATAACCGAGGACATCATAAAAACGTTTCAACCGATGAAGACCCAGCCTCAGCTAAGTATGGCGAGTCCCTCTATGCTTTTTGGTTTCGTTCGGTAAAAGACGGTTGGCTTTCTGCTTGGCATTTGGAAGGGGGACGCCTAAAAAAGGATAGCAAAGCCTTTTGGAGTATTCATAATGAAATGCTTTGGTATCAAATCGTTCAGGTCTCTATGTTGGCTGCGATTACATTCGTTTGGGGTTGGGAGGTGATGCTCTTTTATCTCGGCGCGGCATCCACCGGCTTTCTTCTGCTTGAAACAGTGAATTACATTGAGCACTATGGGCTGAGAAGGAAAAAAAATGATAATGAGTATTATGACAAAACCATGCCAATCCATTCCTGGAATTCAAACCATCCTATGGGACGCATTATGTTATTTGAACTTTCCCGCCATTCAGACCACCACTACATGCCTTCTAGGAAATATCAAGTCCTTCGTAACTTTGATAATAGCCCGCAAATGCCTACCGGATATACAGGGATGATGGCCATGTCCACCATTCCTCTGCTTTGGTTTGCTATCATGAATCCGAGAATCGAAAAATACAAAGCCACTTTAGAAGGGGCAGCATTGGATTAA
- a CDS encoding DUF2461 domain-containing protein: protein MKYFTPALFKFLDGISKNNNKEWFDKNRTIYEKEVKEPLKRLVENMIEKLSKDIPELNRNPSKAIFRINRDIRFSKNKSPYKNHVAAVFSRTGTKDLVYPGFYLHIGIDEIMVGGGKYFCSKEELANIRQEIYYNNKDFIKLLNDKPFKQKFKTLDGEKNKVLKPEYKDFLREQPLIANKQFWYGAKLTRKEITSDKLDALLLSYFKAGYKMNKFLLEASHG from the coding sequence ATGAAATACTTTACACCGGCTCTCTTCAAATTCCTCGATGGAATATCTAAGAATAACAACAAAGAATGGTTTGATAAAAACAGAACCATTTATGAAAAGGAAGTAAAGGAGCCACTCAAAAGATTGGTGGAGAATATGATTGAAAAACTTTCCAAAGATATACCTGAACTTAACCGCAACCCATCGAAGGCCATCTTTCGTATCAACCGCGACATACGCTTCTCGAAAAACAAGTCGCCCTATAAAAACCATGTGGCAGCGGTATTCAGCAGAACCGGCACCAAGGATTTAGTCTATCCTGGCTTCTATCTTCACATCGGCATAGATGAGATTATGGTAGGAGGGGGAAAGTACTTTTGCAGCAAGGAAGAATTGGCCAATATTCGGCAAGAGATTTACTACAACAACAAAGATTTTATCAAACTGTTAAATGATAAACCATTCAAACAAAAGTTTAAAACGCTGGATGGGGAAAAGAATAAGGTGCTGAAACCGGAATACAAAGACTTCCTTCGGGAACAACCCTTGATAGCCAACAAGCAGTTTTGGTACGGGGCTAAACTTACCCGAAAGGAGATAACCAGCGACAAATTGGATGCTTTGTTGTTATCATATTTTAAGGCGGGGTATAAGATGAATAAATTCCTGTTGGAAGCCAGTCACGGCTAA